The following are encoded together in the Rhineura floridana isolate rRhiFlo1 chromosome 21, rRhiFlo1.hap2, whole genome shotgun sequence genome:
- the MYO1C gene encoding unconventional myosin-Ic isoform X2 encodes MESALTARDRVGVQDFVLLENFTSEAAFIENLRKRFKENLIYTYISSVLVSVNPYKDLEIYSKQHMDRYRGVSFYEVSPHLYAIADNAYRSLRTERKDQCILICGESGAGKTEATKKILQYYAVTCPASEQVETIKDRLLQSNPVLEAFGNAKTLRNDNSSRFGKYMDVQFDYKGAPIGGHILNYLLEKSRVVHQNHSERNFHIFYQLLEGGEEELLRRLGLEKSPHQYQFLVKGQCAKVSSINDKSDWKVVRRALSVINFSDNEVEELLSIVASVLHLGNVQFAADEQGSAQVTTENQIKYLARLLGVESSLLREALTHKKIIAKGEELISPLNLEQAAYARDALAKAVYGRTFSWLVNKINKSLAYKETERLGWRRSCSVLGLLDIYGFEVFQHNSFEQFCINYCNEKLQQLFIELTLKSEQEEYEAEGIAWEPVQYFNNKIICDLVEEKFKGIISILDEECLRPGDATDMSFLEKLEETIKNHPHFLTHKLADAKTRKSLGREEFRLLHYAGEVTYSVAGFLDKNNDLLFRNLKEVMCNSENPIVNQCFDRTELTDKKRPETAVTQFKNSLSKLMEILMSKDPSYIRCIKPNDAKQAGRFDEVLIRHQVKYLGLMENLRVRRAGFAYRRKYEVFLQRYKSLCPKTWPTWDGRSHDGVAVLLKHLGYKQEEYKMGRTKIFIRFPKTLFATEDALEIRKQSLATEIQAAWRGFYRRKKFQQMKLSAIAIQSWWRGTLGRRKAAKKKWAAETIRRFIKGFIYRNYARCPENEYFLDYIRYSFLMNLRRNLPKSVLDKSWPVPPPSLREASQLLKELCMQNMVWSYCKRISPEWKQQLEQKVVASEMFKGKKDNYPQSVPRLFLNTRLGSEEINAKIFHVLGNETLKYAVPVTKYDRKGYKARARQLLLTQNAIVLVEESKIKQRIDYGNLSGISVSSLSDSLFVLHVVREDNKQKGDVVLQSDFVIETLTKIAICANKVNSVNINQGSIKFTVGQGKEGTIDFTSGSELLIAKAKNGHLAVVAPRLNSR; translated from the exons ATGGAAAGCGCCCTGACAGCCCGGGATCGGGTGGGAGTTCAGGACTTTGTCCTGCTTGAGAACTTCACCAGTGAAGCTGCTTTCATTGAAAACCTGCGGAAGCGGTTCAAGGAGAACCTGATCTAT ACCTACATCAGCTCCGTCCTGGTCTCTGTGAACCCTTACAAGGACCTGGAGATCTACAGTAAGCAGCACATGGACCGTTACCGCGGCGTCAGCTTCTATGAAGTCTCTCCTCACCT CTATGCCATTGCTGACAATGCCTATCGCTCGCTGCGCACAGAGAGGAAGGACCAGTGCATCCTGATATGCGGGGAGAGCGGGGCTGGTAAGACGGAAGCCACCAAGAAGATCCTGCAGTACTATGCTGTGACCTGCCCAGCCAGTGAGCAAGTGGAGACCATCAAGGACAGGCTGCTACAGTCCAACCCGGTCCTTGAG GCTTTTGGGAATGCAAAAACCCTGCGCAACGACAATTCCAGTCGGTTTGGGAAATACATGGATGTCCAGTTCGATTACAAG GGGGCTCCCATTGGGGGCCACATCCTGAACTACCTCCTTGAGAAGTCACGAGTCGTGCACCAGAATCATAGCGAGAGGAACTTCCATATTTTCTACCAGCTGCtggagggtggggaggaggagctgCTCAGGAGGCTGGGGCTTGAGAAGAGCCCCCATCAGTACCAGTTCCTCGTGAAG GGTCAGTGTGCAAAAGTCAGCTCCATCAACGATAAGAGCGACTGGAAGGTTGTGCGAAGGGCCCTGTctgtcattaatttcagtgacaaTGAAGTGGAG GAGCTGTTGAGTATCGTTGCCAGTGTCTTGCACTTGGGGAATGTGCAGTTTGCTGCTGACGAACAGGGCAGCGCTCAAGTGACCACGGAAAACCAGATCAAATACCTGGCCAGG CTCCTGGGGGTTGAAAGTTCTCTGCTCCGGGAGGCTCTGACCCACAAGAAGATCATTGCCAAGGGGGAAGAG CTGATCAGCCCCCTCAATCTGGAGCAGGCCGCCTATGCACGGGATGCGCTCGCCAAGGCAGTCTATGGGCGCACGTTCTCCTGGCTTGTGAACAAGATCAACAAGTCACTTGCATACAAG GAAACAGAGCGCCTGGGCTGGAGAAGAAGCTGCTCTGTCCTGGGGCTGCTGGACATCTATGGATTTGAGGTCTTCCAGCATAACAG CTTTGAGCAGTTTTGCATCAACTATTGCAATGAGAAGCTGCAGCAGCTCTTCATAGAGCTCACACTGAAATCCGAGCAGGAAGAGTATGAGGCTGAGGGCATTGCG TGGGAGCCTGTCCAGTATTTTAATAACAAAATCATCTGTGACTTGGTGGAAGAGAAATTCAAAGGCATCATTTCAATTTTG GATGAGGAGTGCCTGCGGCCTGGGGACGCCACGGATATGTCCTTCTTGGAGAAGCTGGAGGAGACGATAAAGAACCACCCTCACTTCCTCAC GCACAAGCTGGCAGATGCCAAGACACGGAAGTCCTTGGGCCGGGAAGAATTCCGTCTCCTGCACTATGCTGGAGAGGTCACCTACAGTGTTGCGG GTTTCCTGGACAAGAACAATGACCTTCTGTTCCGGAACCTCAAAGAG GTCATGTGCAATTCGGAGAATCCCATTGTCAACCAGTGCTTTGACAGGACAGAGCTGACAGACAAGAAGAGGCCAGAGACA GCAGTGACTCAGTTCAAGAATAGCCTCTCAAAGCTCATGGAAATCCTGATGTCCAAGGACCCTTCCTACATTCGCTGTATTAAGCCCAATGATGCTAAACAGGCTG GCCGTTTTGATGAAGTCTTGATCCGGCATCAAGTGAAATACTTGGGCTTGATGGAGAACCTGAGAGTGCGCAGGGCTGGCTTTGCTTATCGGCGGAAATATGAAGTCTTCCTCCAAAG GTACAAATCGCTGTGTCCCAAAACGTGGCCCACCTGGGATGGGAGGTCCCACGATGGAGTGGCTGTGCTCTTGAAACACCTTGGCTATAAGCAAGAAGAATATAAGATGGGCAG GACAAAAATATTTATTCGTTTCCCCAAGACTCTTTTTGCAACAGAAGATGCCCTGGAAATCCGGAAACAGAGCCTGG CCACAGAGATCCAGGCAGCCTGGAGAGGCTTCTATCGGCGGAAGAAATTTCAACAGATGAAGCTTTCAG CCATTGCTATTCAGTCTTGGTGGCGTGGGACTCTGGGACGGCGCAAGGCTGCCAAGAAGAAATGGGCAGCGGAGACCATTCGGCG GTTCATCAAGGGTTTCATTTACCGAAATTACGCTCGCTGCCCTGAGAATGAATACTTCCTGGACTATATCCGCTACTCCTTCCTGATGAACTTGAGGCGGAACCTGCCAAAGAGTGTTCTGGACAAGTCCTGGCCAGTGCCCCCACCGTCACTGAGAGAG GCATCCCAGCTGTTGAAAGagctctgtatgcagaacatggTCTGGAGCTACTGCAAGAGAATCAGCCCAGAGTGGAAACAGCAG CTGGAGCAGAAAGTGGTGGCCAGCGAGATGtttaagggcaaaaaggacaatTATCCTCAGAGCGTCCCTCGGCTGTTCCTTAACACCCGCCTTG GTAGTGAAGAGATAAATGCCAAGATCTTTCATGTGCTGGGAAATGAGACCCTCAAG TATGCAGTTCCTGTGACAAAGTATGACCGCAAAGGCTACAAGGCCAGAGCCCGGCAGTTGCTGCTCACCCAGAATGCAATTGTGCTGGTTGAAGAGTCCAAGATCAAGCAGCGGATTGACTATGGCAACCTGTCAG GCATCTCGGTCAGCAGCCTGAGTGACAGCCTCTTTGTTCTTCATGTGGTCCGGGAGGATAACAAGCAGAAG GGAGATGTTGTGCTACAAAGTGATTTTGTGATCGAGACTTTGACCAAAATCGCAATCTGTGCCAACAAAGTGAACAGTGTGAATATCAACCAGGGCAG CATAAAGTTCACAGTTGGACAAGGCAAAGAGGGAACCATTGACTTCACGTCAGGATCTGAACTGCTGATAGCCAAAGCAAAGAATGGCCATCTTGCGGTA GTGGCTCCTCGTCTGAACTCTCGATGA
- the YWHAE gene encoding 14-3-3 protein epsilon isoform X3 codes for MDDREDLVYQAKLAEQAERYDEMVESMKKVAGMDVELTVEERNLLSVAYKNVIGARRASWRIISSIEQKEENKGGEDKLKMIREYRQMVETELKLICCDILDVLDKHLIPAANTGESKVFYYKMKGDYHRYLAEFATGNDRKEAAENSLVAYKAASDIAMTELPPTHPIRLGLALNFSVFYYEILNSPDRACRLAKAAFDDAIAELDTLSEESYKDSTLIMQLLRDNLTLWTSDMQGDGEEQSKEALQDVEDENQ; via the exons AAATGGTTGAGTCCATGAAGAAAGTGGCTGGAATGGATGTTGAGCTGACAGTCGAAGAAAGGAACCTGCTGTctgttgcatacaaaaatgtgattggTGCCAGAAGAGCTTCTTGGAGAATAATCAGCAGCATCGAACAGAAAGAGGAAAACAAGGGTGGAGAAGACAAATTGAAGATGATCCGGGAGTATCGGCAAATG GTTGAGACTGAATTGAAGCTAATCTGTTGTGATATTCTGGATGTACTGGACAAACACCTCATTCCAGCAGCTAACACTGGCGAATCCAAGGTTTTCTATTATAAAAT GAAAGGGGACTACCACAGGTATCTTGCTGAGTTTGCCACAGGAAATGACAGAAAGGAAGCAGCCGAGAACAGCCTGGTGGCTTACAAAGCTGCTAGTGATATTGCAATGACAGAACTTCCTCCAACACATCCCATCCGCCTAGGACTTGCCCTCAACTTCTCTGTTTTCTACTATGAAATTCTTAATTCTCCTGACCGTGCCTGCAG GTTGGCAAAAGCAGCTTTTGATGATGCTATTGCAGAACTGGATACGCTGAGTGAAGAAAGCTATAAGGATTCTACACTTATCATGCAGTTGTTACGTGATAACCTGACACTATGGACTTCAGATATGCAGGGGGATG GTGAAGAACAGAGTAAAGAAGCGCTGCAGGATGTGGAAGATGAGAACCAGTGA
- the MYO1C gene encoding unconventional myosin-Ic isoform X1 encodes MKFRAVAVGSDGVRLTMESALTARDRVGVQDFVLLENFTSEAAFIENLRKRFKENLIYTYISSVLVSVNPYKDLEIYSKQHMDRYRGVSFYEVSPHLYAIADNAYRSLRTERKDQCILICGESGAGKTEATKKILQYYAVTCPASEQVETIKDRLLQSNPVLEAFGNAKTLRNDNSSRFGKYMDVQFDYKGAPIGGHILNYLLEKSRVVHQNHSERNFHIFYQLLEGGEEELLRRLGLEKSPHQYQFLVKGQCAKVSSINDKSDWKVVRRALSVINFSDNEVEELLSIVASVLHLGNVQFAADEQGSAQVTTENQIKYLARLLGVESSLLREALTHKKIIAKGEELISPLNLEQAAYARDALAKAVYGRTFSWLVNKINKSLAYKETERLGWRRSCSVLGLLDIYGFEVFQHNSFEQFCINYCNEKLQQLFIELTLKSEQEEYEAEGIAWEPVQYFNNKIICDLVEEKFKGIISILDEECLRPGDATDMSFLEKLEETIKNHPHFLTHKLADAKTRKSLGREEFRLLHYAGEVTYSVAGFLDKNNDLLFRNLKEVMCNSENPIVNQCFDRTELTDKKRPETAVTQFKNSLSKLMEILMSKDPSYIRCIKPNDAKQAGRFDEVLIRHQVKYLGLMENLRVRRAGFAYRRKYEVFLQRYKSLCPKTWPTWDGRSHDGVAVLLKHLGYKQEEYKMGRTKIFIRFPKTLFATEDALEIRKQSLATEIQAAWRGFYRRKKFQQMKLSAIAIQSWWRGTLGRRKAAKKKWAAETIRRFIKGFIYRNYARCPENEYFLDYIRYSFLMNLRRNLPKSVLDKSWPVPPPSLREASQLLKELCMQNMVWSYCKRISPEWKQQLEQKVVASEMFKGKKDNYPQSVPRLFLNTRLGSEEINAKIFHVLGNETLKYAVPVTKYDRKGYKARARQLLLTQNAIVLVEESKIKQRIDYGNLSGISVSSLSDSLFVLHVVREDNKQKGDVVLQSDFVIETLTKIAICANKVNSVNINQGSIKFTVGQGKEGTIDFTSGSELLIAKAKNGHLAVVAPRLNSR; translated from the exons ATGAAGTTCAGGGCTGTG GCGGTCGGAAGTGACGGAGTCCGCCTCACAATGGAAAGCGCCCTGACAGCCCGGGATCGGGTGGGAGTTCAGGACTTTGTCCTGCTTGAGAACTTCACCAGTGAAGCTGCTTTCATTGAAAACCTGCGGAAGCGGTTCAAGGAGAACCTGATCTAT ACCTACATCAGCTCCGTCCTGGTCTCTGTGAACCCTTACAAGGACCTGGAGATCTACAGTAAGCAGCACATGGACCGTTACCGCGGCGTCAGCTTCTATGAAGTCTCTCCTCACCT CTATGCCATTGCTGACAATGCCTATCGCTCGCTGCGCACAGAGAGGAAGGACCAGTGCATCCTGATATGCGGGGAGAGCGGGGCTGGTAAGACGGAAGCCACCAAGAAGATCCTGCAGTACTATGCTGTGACCTGCCCAGCCAGTGAGCAAGTGGAGACCATCAAGGACAGGCTGCTACAGTCCAACCCGGTCCTTGAG GCTTTTGGGAATGCAAAAACCCTGCGCAACGACAATTCCAGTCGGTTTGGGAAATACATGGATGTCCAGTTCGATTACAAG GGGGCTCCCATTGGGGGCCACATCCTGAACTACCTCCTTGAGAAGTCACGAGTCGTGCACCAGAATCATAGCGAGAGGAACTTCCATATTTTCTACCAGCTGCtggagggtggggaggaggagctgCTCAGGAGGCTGGGGCTTGAGAAGAGCCCCCATCAGTACCAGTTCCTCGTGAAG GGTCAGTGTGCAAAAGTCAGCTCCATCAACGATAAGAGCGACTGGAAGGTTGTGCGAAGGGCCCTGTctgtcattaatttcagtgacaaTGAAGTGGAG GAGCTGTTGAGTATCGTTGCCAGTGTCTTGCACTTGGGGAATGTGCAGTTTGCTGCTGACGAACAGGGCAGCGCTCAAGTGACCACGGAAAACCAGATCAAATACCTGGCCAGG CTCCTGGGGGTTGAAAGTTCTCTGCTCCGGGAGGCTCTGACCCACAAGAAGATCATTGCCAAGGGGGAAGAG CTGATCAGCCCCCTCAATCTGGAGCAGGCCGCCTATGCACGGGATGCGCTCGCCAAGGCAGTCTATGGGCGCACGTTCTCCTGGCTTGTGAACAAGATCAACAAGTCACTTGCATACAAG GAAACAGAGCGCCTGGGCTGGAGAAGAAGCTGCTCTGTCCTGGGGCTGCTGGACATCTATGGATTTGAGGTCTTCCAGCATAACAG CTTTGAGCAGTTTTGCATCAACTATTGCAATGAGAAGCTGCAGCAGCTCTTCATAGAGCTCACACTGAAATCCGAGCAGGAAGAGTATGAGGCTGAGGGCATTGCG TGGGAGCCTGTCCAGTATTTTAATAACAAAATCATCTGTGACTTGGTGGAAGAGAAATTCAAAGGCATCATTTCAATTTTG GATGAGGAGTGCCTGCGGCCTGGGGACGCCACGGATATGTCCTTCTTGGAGAAGCTGGAGGAGACGATAAAGAACCACCCTCACTTCCTCAC GCACAAGCTGGCAGATGCCAAGACACGGAAGTCCTTGGGCCGGGAAGAATTCCGTCTCCTGCACTATGCTGGAGAGGTCACCTACAGTGTTGCGG GTTTCCTGGACAAGAACAATGACCTTCTGTTCCGGAACCTCAAAGAG GTCATGTGCAATTCGGAGAATCCCATTGTCAACCAGTGCTTTGACAGGACAGAGCTGACAGACAAGAAGAGGCCAGAGACA GCAGTGACTCAGTTCAAGAATAGCCTCTCAAAGCTCATGGAAATCCTGATGTCCAAGGACCCTTCCTACATTCGCTGTATTAAGCCCAATGATGCTAAACAGGCTG GCCGTTTTGATGAAGTCTTGATCCGGCATCAAGTGAAATACTTGGGCTTGATGGAGAACCTGAGAGTGCGCAGGGCTGGCTTTGCTTATCGGCGGAAATATGAAGTCTTCCTCCAAAG GTACAAATCGCTGTGTCCCAAAACGTGGCCCACCTGGGATGGGAGGTCCCACGATGGAGTGGCTGTGCTCTTGAAACACCTTGGCTATAAGCAAGAAGAATATAAGATGGGCAG GACAAAAATATTTATTCGTTTCCCCAAGACTCTTTTTGCAACAGAAGATGCCCTGGAAATCCGGAAACAGAGCCTGG CCACAGAGATCCAGGCAGCCTGGAGAGGCTTCTATCGGCGGAAGAAATTTCAACAGATGAAGCTTTCAG CCATTGCTATTCAGTCTTGGTGGCGTGGGACTCTGGGACGGCGCAAGGCTGCCAAGAAGAAATGGGCAGCGGAGACCATTCGGCG GTTCATCAAGGGTTTCATTTACCGAAATTACGCTCGCTGCCCTGAGAATGAATACTTCCTGGACTATATCCGCTACTCCTTCCTGATGAACTTGAGGCGGAACCTGCCAAAGAGTGTTCTGGACAAGTCCTGGCCAGTGCCCCCACCGTCACTGAGAGAG GCATCCCAGCTGTTGAAAGagctctgtatgcagaacatggTCTGGAGCTACTGCAAGAGAATCAGCCCAGAGTGGAAACAGCAG CTGGAGCAGAAAGTGGTGGCCAGCGAGATGtttaagggcaaaaaggacaatTATCCTCAGAGCGTCCCTCGGCTGTTCCTTAACACCCGCCTTG GTAGTGAAGAGATAAATGCCAAGATCTTTCATGTGCTGGGAAATGAGACCCTCAAG TATGCAGTTCCTGTGACAAAGTATGACCGCAAAGGCTACAAGGCCAGAGCCCGGCAGTTGCTGCTCACCCAGAATGCAATTGTGCTGGTTGAAGAGTCCAAGATCAAGCAGCGGATTGACTATGGCAACCTGTCAG GCATCTCGGTCAGCAGCCTGAGTGACAGCCTCTTTGTTCTTCATGTGGTCCGGGAGGATAACAAGCAGAAG GGAGATGTTGTGCTACAAAGTGATTTTGTGATCGAGACTTTGACCAAAATCGCAATCTGTGCCAACAAAGTGAACAGTGTGAATATCAACCAGGGCAG CATAAAGTTCACAGTTGGACAAGGCAAAGAGGGAACCATTGACTTCACGTCAGGATCTGAACTGCTGATAGCCAAAGCAAAGAATGGCCATCTTGCGGTA GTGGCTCCTCGTCTGAACTCTCGATGA